A part of Oncorhynchus clarkii lewisi isolate Uvic-CL-2024 chromosome 17, UVic_Ocla_1.0, whole genome shotgun sequence genomic DNA contains:
- the LOC139370570 gene encoding two pore segment channel 3 → MLKTMSEPDKKEITPEEAPENGKGIRNSGNTSETGNRKTKGDFDLAAVYVSDAQYNRNIFFDTTPQAIRLYLLYNHWGFQILVYAFILVDLALAIFEDPAVVPLPIWVTSVIELVCLAAFTARLVHYAKVIPRERFWKDPKNICIFAIILLSLVDMIIYGALKASGFYAVRWSRVLRPLLLVNITEGRQLRRAFRSIRNALPQILYVFLLFMFSVLMFSLMALKLFGKRGLKTIEGRPYFTNYLEIVFDLYVLVTTANSPDIMMPAYNFSVYFAVFFITYILINTYIFMSVFLAVVYNNYKKYLKEEVRKLVRAKRHKMVRAFGVLQERKGEEEPVVSQACWNQLVRLVQPDISNAHRELLWSVSDDNNKGCIGKVAFVQLADLLNIQVIMMKSRPHPLKTWLPSLYLSSPSRLVCRMVQHKAFMYTYDLIILVNAVFIGLDEEDPLIANVEWAFLVLYLLEILLKLYSFEPRAFFSRHQFWNWFDTIIVITALIAMIINSALKLSGGYTSRQILDIVFILRILRLIRVVDNIKRFRAIINTLIKIGPTILTFGQLIVVVYYIFAMVGMELFKGKIRFFEANSTDPDKAFCGNPLLKNSVFAKHNYCKNNFNNIVSSFILLLELTVVNQWHVLSSGFTAVTHISARMFFVLFHIVVVIIIINIFIAFVLEAFFVEYTVDQSNLQSSLEKKIEELELGVKQEKLDGNLVDAMETNDNDMGNSESTKEKPALMFKIACKRYKTVDGLLQRMFEADLDPEDFAEDEDFDPNNPSNLNFPNPNFDSV, encoded by the exons ATGCTAAAAACAATGTCTGAACCAGATAAAAAGGAAATCACTCCAGAAGAGGCGCCGGAAAATGGAAAGGGGATAAGAAACAGTGGAAATACATCTGAAACTGGGAACAGAAAAACAAAGGGT GATTTTGACCTTGCAGCGGTGTACGTGTCAGACGCCCAGTATAACAGGAACATCTTTTTTGACACAACACCTCAGGCTataag ATTGTACCTGCTCTATAACCATTGGGGGTTCCAGATCCTTGTGTATGCCTTCATCCTAGTGGACCTGGCTTTGGCCATCTTTGAAGACCCAGCAGTTGTCCCTCTGCCAATATGG GTTACCTCAGTGATCGAGCTTGTCTGTCTGGCAGCCTTCACTGCTCGGCTCGTGCACTACGCCAAAGTCATTCCCCGGGAAAGGTTTTGGAAAGACCCCAAGAACATCTGCATCTTTGCCATCATTTTG ctctctcttGTTGACATGATCATTTATGGGGCATTGAAAGCCAGTGGTTTCTACGCTGTCCGCTGGTCGCGGGTACTGAGGCCCCTCCTACTGGTCAATATCACTGAGGGAAGACAG CTCCGGAGAGCGTTCCGAAGCATCCGGAACGCACTGCCTCAGATCCTCTATGTCTTCCTGCTCTTTATGTTCAGTGTGCTCATGTTCTCACTCATGGCCCTCAAACTCTTTGGAAAAAG GGGCCTTAAAACAATAGAGGGACGCCCCTATTTCACCAACTATCTGGAGATTGTCTTTGATCTCTATGTCCTAGTCACGACTGCCAACAGCCCGGATATCAT GATGCCAGCGTACAACTTCAGCGTTTACTTTGCCGTGTTCTTCATCACCTATATCCTCATCAACACCTACATCTTCATGTCAGTATTCCTGGCGGTCGTGTACAACAACTACAAAAAGTACCTGAAG GAAGAAGTACGGAAGCTCGTCAGGGCCAAGAGGCACAAGATGGTGCGTGCCTTCGGTGTGctgcaggagaggaagggagaggaggagcctGTGGTAAGCCAGGCCTGTTGGAACCAGCTTGTGCGGTTGGTCCAGCCGGACATCAGCAACGCCCACAGGGAGCTGCTGTGGAGCGTCTCCGACGACAACAACAAAGGCTGCATAG GGAAAGTGGCATTTGTTCAGCTTGCGGACCTCCTGAACATCCAGGTGATCATGATGAAGTCACGGCCTCACCCCCTCAAGACAtggctcccctctctctatctctcctcccccagTCGTCTCGTCTGCCGCATGGTCCAGCACAA GGCATTCATGTACACCTATGACCTGATCATCCTGGTTAACGCTGTGTTCATCGGCCTGGATGAGGAGGACCCGTTGATAGCCAACGTAGAGTGGGCTTTCCTGGTTCTCTATCTCCTAGAGATCCTCCTCAAACTGTACAGCTTCGAGCCGCGCGCCTTCTTCTCCAGACACCAGTTCTGGAATTG GTTTGACACCATCATTGTCATCACTGCCTTGATTGCTATGATCATCAATTCAGCACTGAAATTAT CTGGAGGCTACACCAGCCGTCAGATCCTGGACATTGTGTTCATCCTGCGCATCCTGAGGCTCATACGAGTGGTGGACAACATCAAAAG GTTCCGTGCCATCATCAACACCCTCATCAAGATTGGACCAACGATACTCACCTTCGGACAGCTCATTGTC GTGGTCTATTATATATTTGCCATGGTGGGAATGGAGCTGTTCAAAGGGAAAATACGCTTTTTCGAGGCCAACTCCACTGATCCGGATAAGGCATTCTGTGGAAACCCTCTGCTCAAAAACTCAGTGTTCGCCAAGCACAACTACTGCAAGAACAATTTTAACAACATTGTTTCCTCTTTTATCCTGTTACTGGAACTCACCGTGGTCAACCAGTGGCATG TGCTGTCCAGCGGTTTCACCGCGGTCACTCACATCTCAGCCAGGATGTTCTTTGTCCTCTTCCACATTGTAGTTGTCATCATCATTATCAA TATTTTCATTGCTTTCGTCCTGGAAGCCTTCTTCGTGGAGTACACCGTAGACCAAAGTAACCTACAATCTTCTCTGGAAAAGAAAATTGAGGAACTGGAATTGGGCGTCAAACA AGAGAAACTGGATGGAAACTTGGTGGATGCCATGGAAACGAACGACAATGATATGGGCAACTCTGAGTCGACCAAGGAAAAACCTGCACTCATGTTCAAGATCGCCTGTAAAA GATACAAAACCGTGGATGGTTTGTTACAGAGGATGTTTGAGGCGGACCTAGACCCAGAGGATTTTGCGGAGGACGAAGATTTCGATCCCAATAACCCATCAAATCTGAACTTCCCAAATCCAAACTTTGATTCTGTATAG
- the LOC139369661 gene encoding 4-galactosyl-N-acetylglucosaminide 3-alpha-L-fucosyltransferase 9-like: MECRNDVSSRSEYSTSTNLLTGAKMMSSIYLTGVLRVILVSIISLGGFVVLFLMHYSSAPSLFCPPLPAFPPQYSERPQGQHNSSLAKTLPDKPIMLLWFWPEHYRFDLSDCATLFNIDSCLLTDDRSIYNKADGVLIFHKSIKQDLSNLPRSPRPPFQKWIWFHVESPTNTNRLSGLENLFNLTLSYRQDADIPIRWRLTARKGQGEDFVLPKKDKLVCWIVSNTNPATGSGQRYNYYRELVKHVKVEVFGKAFGRFLNYEDYYDTISSCKFYLSFENSVHRDYITEKLNGPLAAGTVPVVLGPPRQNYEDFVPGDSFIHVNDFPDVKALAEFLLKLDKDDEAYLHYFQWREHFSAQRHLIQQYQEFTHAICYACDHVGTHKEYRVVHNLYKWYFG, encoded by the exons ATGGAGTGTAGGAATGACGTCAGCAGCCGTTCTGAATACAGCACGAGTACAAACCTCTTGACCG GAGCAAAAATGATGTCTAGCATTTACCTAACTGGAGTTCTACGTGTCATTCTGGTATCGATTATCAGTTTAGGAGGATTTGTGGTGCTGTTTTTAATGCATTACAGCTCAGCACCATCTCTGTTCTGCCCTCCCCTGCCTGCTTTCCCACCGCAGTACTCAGAGAGACCCCAAGGACAGCACAACAGCTCCTTGGCTAAGACCCTACCAGACAAGCCCATTATGTTGTTGTGGTTCTGGCCTGAACACTACAGGTTTGACTTAAGCGATTGCGCCACTCTCTTCAACATTGATAGCTGTCTCCTGACTGATGACAGGTCAATATACAACAAGGCAGACGGGGTGCTCATCTTTCACAAATCCATCAAGCAAGATTTATCCAACTTGCCTCGATCACCCAGGCCACCATTCCAGAAGTGGATCTGGTTCCATGTTGAATCCCCTACAAACACAAACAGGCTATCTGGTCTAGAGAACCTTTTCAATTTGACCTTGAGTTACAGGCAGGACGCAGACATCCCTATTCGTTGGCGCTTGACCGCAAGAAAAGGCCAGGGGGAGGATTTTGTGCTGCCAAAAAAAGATAAATTAGTTTGCTGGATTGTGAGTAACACTAATCCTGCCACTGGATCAGGCCAAAGGTATAACTATTACAGGGAACTTGTCAAACACGTTAAGGTGGAAGTCTTTGGCAAGGCCTTTGGCCGTTTCTTGAACTATGAGGACTACTACGATACCATCTCCAGCTGTAAGTTTTACCTTTCCTTTGAGAACTCAGTTCACAGAGACTACATCACTGAGAAGCTAAACGGACCACTTGCAGCAGGAACTGTACCAGTAGTATTGGGCCCACCTAGACAAAACTATGAGGACTTTGTCCCAGGAGATTCCTTCATCCATGTTAATGACTTTCCAGATGTGAAAGCCCTGGCAGAATTCCTCCTGAAGTTAGACAAGGATGATGAGGCATATCTGCACTACTTTCAGTGGCGTGAACACTTTTCTGCTCAGCGCCATCTAATTCAACAGTATCAAGAGTTCACCCATGCTATTTGTTATGCCTGTGACCATGTGGGAACACATAAGGAGTACAGAGTTGTTCACAATCTTTACAAATGGTATTTTGGTTAA